Proteins from a single region of Procambarus clarkii isolate CNS0578487 chromosome 32, FALCON_Pclarkii_2.0, whole genome shotgun sequence:
- the LOC138370468 gene encoding activity-dependent neuroprotector homeobox protein 2-like has product MPGGPPVNDYIMLGGPPVNDFIMPGGPPVNDYIMLRGPPVNDCIMPGGSPVNDCIMPGGPPVNDYIMPGGPPVNDCIMPGAPPVNDCIMPGGPPVNDCIMPGGPPVNDCIMPGGPPVNDCIMPGGPPVNDCIMPGGPPVNGCIMPGGPPVNDCIMPGAPPVNDCIMPGAPPVNDCIMPGGPPVNDCIMPGAPPVNDCIMPGGPPVNDCIMPGGPPVNDCIMPGGPPVNDCIMPGGPPVNDCIMPGGPPVNDCIMPGAPPVNDCIMPGGPPVNDCIMPGGPPVNDCIMPGGPPVNDCIMPGGPPVNDCIMPGGPPVNDCIMPGGPPVNDCIMPGGPPVNDCIMPGGPPVNDCIMPGGPPVNDCIMPGGPPVNDCIMPGGPPVNDCIMPGGPPVNDCIMPGGPPVNVRKQMRDTNNIGDGM; this is encoded by the coding sequence ATGCCGGGAGGACCGCCAGTGAATGACTATATCATGCTGGGAGGACCACCAGTGAATGATTTTATCATGCCGGGAGGACCGCCAGTGAATGACTATATCATGCTGAGAGGACCACCAGTAAATGACTGTATCATGCCAGGAGGATCGCCAGTGAATGACTGTATCATGCCGGGAGGACCACCAGTGAATGACTATATCATGCCGGGAGGACCACCAGTGAATGACTGTATCATGCCGGGAGCACCACCAGTGAATGACTGTATCATGCCGGGAGGACCACCAGTGAATGACTGTATCATGCCGGGAGGACCACCAGTGAATGACTGTATCATGCCGGGAGGACCACCAGTGAATGACTGTATCATGCCGGGAGGACCACCAGTGAATGACTGTATCATGCCGGGAGGACCGCCAGTGAATGGCTGTATCATGCCGGGAGGACCGCCAGTGAATGACTGTATCATGCCGGGAGCACCACCAGTGAATGACTGTATCATGCCGGGAGCACCACCAGTGAATGACTGTATCATGCCGGGAGGACCACCAGTGAATGACTGTATCATGCCGGGAGCACCACCAGTGAATGACTGTATCATGCCTGGAGGACCACCAGTGAATGACTGTATCATGCCGGGAGGACCACCAGTGAATGACTGTATCATGCCGGGAGGACCACCAGTGAATGACTGTATCATGCCGGGAGGACCACCAGTGAATGACTGTATCATGCCGGGAGGACCACCAGTGAATGACTGTATCATGCCGGGAGCACCACCAGTGAATGACTGTATCATGCCTGGAGGACCGCCAGTGAATGACTGTATCATGCCGGGAGGACCACCAGTGAATGACTGTATCATGCCGGGAGGACCACCAGTGAATGACTGTATCATGCCGGGAGGACCACCAGTGAATGACTGTATCATGCCGGGAGGACCGCCAGTGAATGACTGTATCATGCCGGGAGGACCGCCAGTGAATGACTGTATCATGCCGGGAGGACCACCAGTGAATGACTGTATCATGCCGGGAGGACCACCAGTGAATGACTGTATCATGCCGGGAGGACCACCAGTGAATGACTGTATCATGCCGGGAGGACCGCCAGTGAATGACTGTATCATGCCGGGAGGACCGCCAGTGAATGACTGTATCATGCCGGGAGGACCACCAGTGAATGACTGTATCATGCCGGGAGGACCGCCAGTGAATGTCAGAAAGCAAATGCGAGACACAAACAATATTGGCGACGGAATGTGA